TGATGCAGCCAACTACAGGCTTCCTAAAACAGGTTTTAATAAAAAACTATTGCCACGTGGAAGGAATCCCATGGTAAGGGATGTTCACTTTACCACTCCGAGTAAACACAGTACTGAAAGTCCAAGGTaatgcaggaaaagaaaaagaaataaacccatacattgtggaaaggaagaaatgaatcaTGACATGATTTTCTATGTAAAATCAACAAAaaagctattagaactaataaatgagtcTAGAAAAATTGTAAGACTCAAGACTAATACACAAAAATCCATTGTATTTTCTTATAGTAATAAACAAATGGAGGGATTTCccttggtccagtggctaagactctgctttcccaatgcagggggcccaggttcaatgccttgtcagggaactagatcccacatgcccaaactaagagtttgcatgtcgatactaaagatcccatatgctgcagctaAGGCCCAGTATAgcttaattaattattttaaaatacaaataaaaaaaaataaataaataaaataaaatacaaatgaaaatgaaattttaaaaattataacaccaaaaatgaaatgtttagaaAAAGGTCTAACACAATGGAGTCAAGATCTATATGCTAAAAATTGacactaatgaaataaatcaaagaagctctaaataaatggagagatataccatgttcatggattcaaAAACtcagtattattaaaatgtcagttttcaaaaCTGATCTATAGGTTcaaacaaaagacaaatgaaaatcccAGCAAATGCTCTTATAGAAATTGACaacttgattctaaaatttatataaatttaggtAAGATAAGTCAAGGTAACTAGAATAACCAACAAAACtttgtaaaataacaaaataggAGAACGCACATTGTATGATTTCAAGACAATATAAAGCTGCTAAGCAAGACAGGTggtattgattaaaaaaaaaaaaaaagactccagaaATACATCTTCACCTGTATAGTCCATTGTTTTTTGACAGATATTCAAAGGCAACTCAATGGAAGGATAATCTTTTCCAAAAATGGTGCTGAAATAAcccataagcaaaaaaaaaaaatcttgacccATACCTTATATCATATACACAATTTAACCTCAAATGAATCACAGTCctaaatataaaacctaaaactataaaatatctagaataaaatatataagaaaatctttgtgactttgggttgggcaaagatttcttagttacataccaaaagcacaatccataaaagaaaatactgcTAACATAATTCATCAAAACTTAAAACTTCTGATCTTTGGAAGATACTGTTGAGAAAATGAGATGACAAGCCACAGatgtggagaaaatatttgcaaaacacatatctgaATCTTGAATATAGAAAtcgtgaagtgaaagtcactcagtcaagtccaattctttgtgaccccatggactatacagtccatggagttccacaggccagaatactggagtaggtaaccattcccttctccagggaatcttcccaacccagggactaaacccaggtttcccacattgcaggcggattctttatcacctgagccataGAAATCTTAACACTCAATATTAAGAAGGCAAACCAACTTTTAATGGTCAAATgactggaaaagaattttaatcaAAGATATAATGGTGGcaggacttccttagtggtccaggactaagactctgagctcccagtgcagagggccctaCCAACATTACAAAGactcatccctggtcagggaactggatcccacatgccacaaccaagagttcgAATGCCGTGCAGctaaaagatcccacaagccaaaagGAAGATCAAATATCTCACAAACCGCAGTTAAGACCCGGCAcagttacataaataaatacttttttaaaaagataaactgatgacaaacaagaacatgaaaagatgttcaaagtcattagtcattaggaaaatgcaaattaaaaccacaatgagatatcactatacATTTCTTAGAtcagcttaatttttttaaaaatgacaatgcCAAATGTTAATGATTCAGAGCAACTGGAATTCCTATACATTGCTTACGGAAATTGAAGTGGTACAGCcattttggaagacaatttggcagtttcttataaaattagaCATACAGTTATTATATGACACAGCAACACCACTCTTAAGTACATATCCCGTCccccaaaaaatgaaaacttgtatTCACATGCCTGCACACCAACATTTATAATGGcctcatttcagttcacttcagtcactcagtcatgtctgactctttgtgaccccatggactgcagcacgccaggcctccctgtccattatcaactcctggagtttactcaaactcatgtccattgagtcagtgatgccatccaaccatctcatcctctgtcatccctttctcctcccgccttcagtctttcccagcatcagggtcttttccaatgagtcagttctttgcatcaggtggccaaagtattggagtttcagcttcagcatcaatctttccaatgaatattcaggactgatttcctttagggtggactggttggatctccttgcagtccaagggactctcaagagtcttctccaacaccacagttcaaaagcatcacttcttcggcactcagcgttctttatagtccaactctcatccatacataactgctgaaaaaaccacagctttgactagacggacctttgttggcaaagtaatgtctctgctttttaatatgctgtctaggtttgtcataacttttcttccaaggagccagcgtcttttaatttcatggctgcagtcaccatctgcagtgattttggagccccccaaaataaagtacgtcactgtttccactgtttcgccacctatttgccatgaagtgatgggaccagatgccatgatcttagttttctgaatgttgagttttaagccaactttttcactctcctctttcactttcatcaagaggctctttagttcttcactttctgccataagggtggtgtcatctgcataggtgaggctattgatatttctcccggcaatcttaactccagcttgtgcttcatccaacctagcgtttctcacaatgtactctgcatacaagttaaataagcagggtgacagtataccgccttgacatactccttttcctatttggaaccagtctgttgttccacatccagttctaactgttgcttcttgacctgcatacagatttctcaggaggcaggtaaggtggtgtggtattctcacctctttaagaattttccatagtttgttgtgatccacacagtcaaaggccttggcatagtcaataaagcagaagtagatgtttttctgcaactctcgtgctttttcgatgatccaacagatgttggcaatttgatctctggttcctctgccttttctaaatccagcttgaacatctggaagttcatggttcatgtactgttgaagcctggtttggagaattttgagcattactttgctagcatgtgagatgagtgcaatcgtgtggtagtttgaacattgtttggcattgcctttctttgggactggaataaaaactgaccttttccagtcctgtggccactgctaagttttccaaatttgctggtatattgagtgcagcactttcacagcatcatctttcaggttttgaaatagctcaactggaattttatcacctccactagctttgtttgtagtgatgcttcctaaggcccacttgactttgcattccaagatatctggctctaggtgagtgatcacaccaccatggttatctgagtaatgaagatcttttttgtacagttcttctgtgtattcttgccacctcttcttaatatcttctgcttctgttaggtccataccatttctgtctctgatcgtgcctgaaatgttcccttggtatctctgattttcttgaagagatctctagtctctcccattctattgtcttcctttatttctttgcattggtcactgagaaaggcttatctctccttgctattctatggaactctgcattcaaattggtatatctttccttttctcctttgccttttccttctcttcttttctcagccatttgtaaggccttctcagacaatcattttgcctttttggatttttcttgaggatggtcttgatacctgcctccggtacaatgtcacaaacctccatccatagttcttcaggcactctatctctcagatctaatcccttgaatctatttgtcacttccactgtataattgtaagggatttgatttaggtcatacctgaacggtctagtggtttcttcaatttaagtctgaatttagcaataaggagttcatgatctgagccacagtcagctcccagtcttgtttttgctaactatatagagctgtatcggagaaggtgatggcaccccactccagtactcttgcctggaaaatctcacggacagaggagcctggtaggctgcagtccatggggtcactaggagtcggacacaactgagcgacttcactttcacttttcactttcatgcattggagaagaaaatggcaacccactccagtgttcttgcctggagaatcccaaggacggcggagcctggtgggctgccatctctggggtcgcagagagtcggacatgactgaagtgacttagcagacttagcatagagctgtatattgtcaccctgcttatttaacttatatgcagagtacatcatgagaaacgctgggctggatgaagcacaagctggaattaagattaccgggagaaacatctataacctcacatatgcagatgacaccacccttatggcagaaagtgaagaactaaagagcctcttgatgaaagtgaaagaggagagtgaaaaagttggcttaaaactcaacattcagaaaactaagatcatggcatctggtcccatcacttcatggcaaataggtggcgaaacagtggaaacagtgacgtactttattttggggggctccaaaatcactgcagatggtgactgcagccatgaaattaaaagacgctggctccttggaagaaaagttatgacaaacctagacagcatattaaaaagcagagacattactttgccaacaaaggtccgtctagtcaaagctgtggttttttcagcagttatgtatggatgagagttggactataaagaacgctgagtgccgaagaagtgatgcttttgaactgtggtgttggagaagactcttgagagtcccttggactgcaaggagatccaaccagtccacctaaaggaaatcagtcctgaatattcattggaaagattgatgctgaagctgaaactccaatactttggccacctgatgcaaagaactgactcattggaaaagaccctgatgctgggaaagactgaaggcgggaggagaaagggatgacggaggatgagatggttggatggcatcactgactcaatggacatgagtttgagtaaactccaggagttggtgatggacagagaggcctggcgtgctgcagttcatgggatcgcaaagagttggacacgactgggcaactgaactgaactgaatgaggataatggcgacctccattaaaaggtcccatgcatgcactgctgcactgagtgcccccgaccctgcagcaggccaccgctgacccatgcctctgccggagactcctggacactcacgggcaagtctgggtcagtctcttgtggggtcactgctcctttctcctgggtcctggtatgcacaaggttttgtCTGTGTTCTCCAAGAgttgtttccccagtcctgtgtaagttctggcagctctatgctGGGGTTAATTGCAACTCCTCcaggagggcttatgccatacccagatcTACTGTACTCAGAGCCCCTGCGcttgtggcaggccactgctgacccgtacctcagcaggagacactcaaacacagttctggctcagccTCTGtgaggtctctgggtcctggtgcgcacaaggtttgtttgagccctccaagtgtctctggtgagtatggggtttgattctatacgtgattttgcccctcctaccatcttgctggggcttctcctttgcccttggacatggggtatctttttttggtgagatccaacattctcctgttctGCCTCATTTATAATCACCAAAACCCAAAAACAATGCAGATATCCTTCAACTGGCACAAATGAGTAAACAAGCTGTGACACACCTGTATGATGAAATACCACACaaataaagagaaggaaactcCTGATACGGGAAACaacctggatgaatctcaaatggATTATGCTGAGTAAATGAAACCAGACTCAGAAGGCTATGATTATATGAAATTCTGAAAATGGAGAAACTGTTGGGCTAGAAAACAATTCTGTAATTGCCAGGGGCTGCAAGTTGGGAGAGAAATGGACTACAAAAGTCCATGAGGGAATTTGGGGAGTGAGGGGAGGGTGGATGGAGCTATTCTAAATCTTGGTTATGGCAGTGATTACAGAACTGtatgtttgtcaaaactcatacaACTGTGCActaaaaagggtgaattttactgtGTGTAAAGAAAAAAGTCCTATCAAGGTTTCCAAGTTTCCACTGCACCAAGATTAAAGTATCTACCTGACTTCTTTGCCTTTTAAATCTGGTCAATCCCAGGCAGATCACTTGATTGCGCAATGCACACCTGCTGCGATTAGAAGTGTTCCCTCATCCTCCTACCAACATTCCACAGACTTTTAGGCTTCCGTGCTTTTTTGCAATCTTTGCCCCTCGCAGCAATGCCTCGCCTTCTGCCGTCCAAAACCGCTAAGTGGCACGTCCAACTCCACACCGCGGTCCTCACTGAACTCTCAGTGCTCTGAGTTTGTGCTACACAATGTCGGCAGACCCCTCTCAGCGCGTTCGCTGGTGTCCGGTGAGTTACTCTGATTTCCGGTTCCTTGTCAACACACGCGCAGGATACAGCCTTACTCGCTTCCACGCCCATGGCTCAAAATAATGCGCACGCGGCCTAGCACTCACTAGTGCACCTTCCACGCAAGAAGAGCGACTACCGAGCTCCGGAAGGAGGTGAGATCTGAGCTGAATCTGCGTCTGGAAGGGCTCACGAGGCACCTTCGAGAGAGCTCAGGCCATCAAAGATCAGGGCGAAGGAGAAAGCGCAAGGTGCGGAAGCCCGGGAGGGGTGACCACCCACAGCCCAATACCATCATGGCGCCCCGCTCGTCCTCACGTACCTTGCCCTCGTAGGAGCGCTCCGCCGCGCTCACCGACATGGCCTGGATCAGCAGCAACAGGAAGAGGGGCACCAGGAAGCCGGCGGCGGGTACAGCAACCAAGATGCTGCACAGCAGCTAAGGAGCAGCGCCTCCGGGCAGACCTCCTTGGCCCCGCCCCTCGCCTAACCCCGCCCACATCAAGCCCCGCCCACCCGCTCCCTGCTTACCCTGCTGCCTTGGGCCCGTGCCACCTCTAGCATTCTCCATCCTTGACTCTGCTTTCTCACCCCTTCGCAGTTCCTCCTATCCCCACCCATCTCTCTGACCCTGCCTACCCTCACCTCGTCCCAAACCGGTCCTCTCAGGCGGCTTCACCGTCTAACCCTGCTCACCATTAGCTCTGCCCGCCCCGTGACCCCGCCCCTCTGTTGACAGCTCCTCGCACCCTCACTGTTTGGTCGTGGGTCCCCACAGCCCAGCGGATACGCGATGGCCTTGTCCATGGAGAAGGATAGGTGGGTCGTGCGCACCAGGAATATCAGGCAGGTGACCAGCATGGCCCCCGAGTAGAGGCATAAGGACAGGACAAGCAGCATGAAGAAGCGGAAGTTGCGGTGACCGATGCAGTTATTGACCCACTTGCAGTGGTGGTCAAAGTCCTAGGCAAGAGGGAGAAGGCTCAGGCCTTGATCCAGGCTCCATCGCCCCCAAATCTTATGCGCTCCCTCTAAACCACCTGCCCTTGACCTCACGAATTGGCTCCCATTCCTAGGGAGAATCTGAGCCTCAAAGTCCTTAACTCTGCTGGCATTCCCCCAGTTAGAGCACCGCAGGGCTCACAGAGCTGCACGTCATGTCAAGAGGCTTTGGAGACAGGACCTGCCTGGTCTTCTCTGGGATAAATCCTGGTGTAACTTCAGACAGGACGTAGAATATCTCTCGGCATCTGTTTTCTCATCCACTGGGTGAGCCTAATAATAACACCCTTGCCCAGACAGTCTCCCAGGGTTGTAAGGACCAGTTAAGACAGCACATTGCTGAACTGTTGCAGACTGTGCACTCAGAACCCAGGAGACCAGGAGACCCTTTGGCCTAGACATTCAGAAGAGGCAGGATGTTCCCCTGGCTGGTCCTGCAGCTTGCCAAGGGCATTTGGACATCCAGTGTCATTGAGCCCTGGGAAGAACAGCAGTGTCTGACCAGGCCCAGCATAGATGTGGATGCCCCTCTACAGTGTCAGAACCAGTGAAGGAAGGGGCCAGCCTCCCGGAAAAGGTACAGGCACAGAGGCAGTGACCTGCCTGAGTGATCAAGAGTGGCTAGGAATTACTGCCACCTTTGGTCTTTAGCAGTCCCAGAAGTAGTTTCACACCCACCACCGGCCCCCATGTGAGTAGGCCTCCTGGTCCCAGACAGGTGCCGGGAGAGTAGGTGGGCAGGAGAGGGGCACTTACCTCCACGCAGATGTTGCACCAGGGACAGTGGTAGGTCCGGGGCGGGCGGTGGAAGCAGCACTTTTGGCACCACTGCAGGCGGAAGGCCCTGTGGTTCACCCATACCACATGTACCATCAGGGGGCCCTGTTCATTGGATCCTGGCATGGGAAAAGGATTGAGCAGCAGCTGGAGGCCCTTCCATCAGTCTGCTGCAGCAAAAGGGTGGAGGCGGGCAGCCCCACGGCATCCCTGGGCTCAGGAAGCATGGAGACCAGGTGGCAGGGGAATCCTTAGTCCCCACTGAGCAAGCTGGCCAAGCTTAGAGAGGCTGGCAGTCACAGGGAAAGTGGGTTTCCAGCCCGAGGAGTTCTTTGTGAACTCAGGCCTTCGGTACTGTGACCGATGCTTTACGGAATTTGTGTGgtagggaggaggaagagaaaactcAGTGGTTGTGAAGAGCTGGCTTCTCTCCCAGGAAACTTCTGCCCTGGCCCCACCCTCCAAGGAAACTGGAAAACCTCCAAGATTCTGTTTTTTTCACACCTCCATGGTTCAAGAAATGAAATGGCAGATGCGGGGCCTGAACAAATGAGGACGTAGGGTGAAGGAGCCCTGAGGCCccagtggtggtggggggagatgggaggagcACTTTAGGGATCACCCCTGCAGGCAGGCGCCCCAGGGGGCCAATATCTCACCTTGATGCAAGATGCCCGGGTCTGAGAAGTTGAGTGAAATGAGACTGAAGAAGGTGAGGATAAAGAGGAGGCCTGTGATGACGGGAAAGGCCCATTCCCCATTCTGGGCCAGCCACCTGCAACTGAAACAAGAGCAGGACTCAGCCCTGAAGCTCCAGTTCATCTAGTCAGCACCCACAGACCATAAACCCTGCTCTAAATATCCAGGCTTGTGGCAGATCCATAGAGACTCCACCAGTCACCCTGTATTACCAACCACCTACAGCTCCCAAATGCACCAAGCCCTCTATACCTCTAATAGCATTCAGTTCCCTTTGCCTAGAACATCCGGCCCTCCTGACCCCTCTTCTGCACTCCCCCTGCCTCCGTACTATCATTATCTGCTTTCCTTTCTGTTGCTCTGTAAGAAACCTGATAGCTTGTGTGGGAGACTTACGGAAATGCGAAGAAGAGGCCACTGAAAATGACCAGCAGCACCACGTTGAAGGCGGCAAATAAGCTTGGGAGGAC
The sequence above is a segment of the Bos mutus isolate GX-2022 chromosome 1, NWIPB_WYAK_1.1, whole genome shotgun sequence genome. Coding sequences within it:
- the ZDHHC19 gene encoding palmitoyltransferase ZDHHC19; the encoded protein is MPLLKDAMPLMKEPHPPPQVPLPWVLPSLFAAFNVVLLVIFSGLFFAFPCRWLAQNGEWAFPVITGLLFILTFFSLISLNFSDPGILHQGSNEQGPLMVHVVWVNHRAFRLQWCQKCCFHRPPRTYHCPWCNICVEDFDHHCKWVNNCIGHRNFRFFMLLVLSLCLYSGAMLVTCLIFLVRTTHLSFSMDKAIAILVAVPAAGFLVPLFLLLLIQAMSVSAAERSYEGKCRYLQGYNPFDHGCASNWYLTICAPLGPKYMAEAVWLQRVVGSDWVPIQTPRFPASWVCPPASTSGSLQTREGSPRER